One Halovivax ruber XH-70 genomic region harbors:
- a CDS encoding 2Fe-2S iron-sulfur cluster-binding protein: MTEYTVEFVGTGETITCSDKETILSRCLEEGIAQEYSCRVGMCLACTAEIVEGEVTQPAARGFTEEEAEHYALTCMARPQSDLKLERGKYPPSIEGDATSAAGEAFGDD, translated from the coding sequence ATGACCGAGTACACCGTCGAGTTCGTGGGGACGGGCGAGACCATCACCTGTTCGGACAAAGAGACGATCTTGAGCCGCTGTCTCGAGGAGGGAATCGCTCAGGAGTACTCCTGTCGCGTCGGGATGTGTCTGGCCTGCACGGCCGAGATCGTCGAGGGCGAGGTCACCCAGCCCGCCGCACGCGGGTTCACCGAGGAAGAGGCCGAGCACTATGCCCTGACCTGTATGGCACGGCCGCAGTCAGACCTCAAACTGGAACGGGGCAAGTACCCGCCGAGCATCGAGGGCGACGCGACGAGCGCGGCCGGCGAGGCGTTCGGCGACGATTAG
- a CDS encoding geranylgeranyl reductase family protein, with protein sequence MSTQEADGVGAGDLGRDSWDAVVVGAGTAGCYAAATIADAGYDVVIIERKSPEEAGHIACGDALKGADTFPDAIPKSQLEPAFTNTGVDHGRFEIPQEDTVLEIPVPGELAVVDRWTYGRKVIEGAADAGATFHYDTVVQDVRQTDDGTVTGVDAIRKGTPRTYDAEIVVDGAGALSILQDKADLADSTFDTNVTYSQFCSAYREIVHVDEPVEWSDALVFKPTERAAGYLWYFPRTETEINAGLGFQMTEEPMHLVDDLKRDLRNRAEFQGARVEDKLGAAIPTRRPYDSAVHPGFVAVGDAAGHVNPTTGGGIAGAAYAGTYAAEQAIEAMEQGTIDEEVLWRYNERVMDHFGARYAALDVYNILSTAVDIDELMGLLAAMPGEQIAEALYSGSANLGWGLKIKALLKARGHYGTVWNLYKTKQRADELLTHYEDYPSSPAGFDAWQAERDRLMESVYETTGADPKY encoded by the coding sequence ATGAGTACACAGGAGGCCGACGGGGTCGGTGCGGGCGACCTCGGGCGGGACAGCTGGGACGCGGTGGTCGTGGGCGCCGGCACGGCCGGCTGTTACGCCGCGGCGACGATCGCGGACGCGGGCTACGACGTGGTCATCATCGAACGCAAGTCGCCCGAAGAGGCGGGCCACATCGCCTGCGGCGACGCGCTGAAGGGCGCCGACACCTTCCCCGACGCGATTCCCAAATCGCAGCTCGAACCGGCGTTCACGAACACCGGCGTCGACCACGGCCGGTTCGAGATCCCGCAGGAAGACACGGTCCTCGAGATCCCCGTCCCCGGCGAGCTCGCCGTCGTCGATCGCTGGACGTACGGCCGGAAGGTCATCGAGGGCGCGGCAGACGCCGGCGCAACCTTCCACTACGACACCGTCGTGCAGGACGTCCGCCAGACCGACGACGGCACGGTCACGGGCGTCGACGCGATCCGGAAGGGGACGCCCCGGACCTACGACGCCGAGATCGTCGTCGACGGCGCCGGCGCGCTGTCGATCCTCCAGGACAAAGCCGACCTCGCCGACTCGACGTTCGACACCAACGTCACCTACTCGCAGTTCTGCTCGGCCTACCGCGAGATCGTCCACGTCGACGAACCCGTCGAGTGGTCCGACGCCCTCGTCTTCAAACCGACCGAGCGCGCCGCGGGCTACCTCTGGTACTTCCCGCGCACCGAGACCGAGATCAACGCCGGCCTCGGTTTCCAGATGACCGAGGAGCCGATGCACCTCGTCGACGACCTCAAACGCGATCTCCGGAACCGCGCCGAGTTCCAGGGCGCTCGCGTCGAAGACAAACTCGGCGCCGCGATCCCCACCCGTCGCCCCTACGACTCCGCGGTCCACCCCGGATTCGTCGCCGTCGGCGACGCCGCGGGCCACGTCAATCCGACGACCGGCGGCGGCATCGCCGGCGCCGCCTACGCCGGCACCTACGCCGCCGAGCAGGCGATCGAGGCGATGGAGCAGGGAACCATCGACGAGGAGGTCCTCTGGCGGTACAACGAGCGCGTCATGGACCACTTCGGCGCACGCTACGCCGCCCTCGACGTCTACAACATCCTCTCGACCGCCGTCGACATCGACGAACTCATGGGCCTGCTCGCGGCCATGCCCGGCGAACAGATCGCCGAGGCGCTCTACTCCGGCAGCGCGAACCTCGGCTGGGGCCTGAAGATCAAGGCCCTCCTCAAAGCCCGCGGCCACTACGGCACCGTCTGGAACCTCTACAAGACCAAACAGCGCGCCGACGAACTGCTCACCCACTACGAGGACTACCCCAGCTCGCCCGCCGGCTTCGACGCCTGGCAAGCAGAACGCGACCGCCTGATGGAGTCGGTCTACGAGACGACCGGCGCAGACCCAAAATATTGA